The nucleotide sequence TTCTCTTCTCCATCAGCCTGTGCCCGACGGCGTCCAGGCTGCAGACCCCCCTCACCCGGGGATCCCGGGCAAGGATCCGGGCGACGGAGGTCTGCCCCGACCCGCAGGGTCCGGTCAGCCCGATCAGGAAGGCCATCTCAGGCTTCCTCCCCCGCCTGCGCGAAGGGGATTATCTCTCCATGCGACGGCACGATGTCCATCAGTGACCCCGGCACGGCCCCGTCGGGCACCGCCACGGCAACGTAGTTGTCCGAGATCCCCGTGAGCATGCCCTGCCTGCACCTGTTCTCGACCAGCACGGACATCCGCCGCCCCTCCTGGGCTCTCTCGAACCTCCGCCTGCCGGCCGTGGAGGCCCTTCGGAGAACGGCCGCCCTGCGCGATACCTCGTGGGCGGGCACCCGGTCGGGAAGACCGGATGCCGGCGTACCCGGCCTGGGCGAGAACGGGAAGACATGGGCGTAGTCCACGAGCCCGCCGGTCAGGAGAGCGAGGCTCTGCTCGAAATCCTCCGCGGTCTCCCCCGGGAACCCGGCTATCAGGTCGCATCCCACTATCCCGCCTGGAAATGCGTTCCTCGCCTCACGCGCCATGTCGGCGACATCGGCGCCGCTGCAGGCCCTTCCCATCCTGCGGAGGATCTGCGTGCTGCCGCTCTGGATGGACAGATGCACATGCCTGCACACCCCGGGGAGCGCCAGCGCACGAAGCCCGGTACCGGCGAGACCCATGGGTTCGAGAGAACCGAGACGAACGCGGAACCGGCCGCACTCGACGAGATCGCCCACCAGCCCCGGCAGGCCGCGCGAATCTCCGAGATCCCTCCCGTACGAGACGATGTCGGCCCCCGTCAGGACTATCTCCCTGAACCCCGCATCGGCCATCGAGCCTGCGGCATCGAGGATCGACGACCTTCCGTAGCTCCTCGAAGGCCCCCTGGCATCCGGTACGACGCAGTATGTGCATCGGTTGGAGCATCCGTCCTGGATCCTCAGCAGGCCGCGATTCCTCGCGCCCCGGCATGTCCGGCACGAGTGGACCGGACCTTCAGGGCAGTCCTCGCGGGTGATCCTGCGGTCCTTCGGGAAGTCTCCGGGGAAGAGCCTTGCAGAACACCCCGCCAGCACTATGCCGGCGGATGTCTCCGCAAGGAGCCTCCTGGCGGCCTTGCGTGACTTGGACTGGCTCCTGGAGGTCACGCAGCAGGTTCCGAGCACTATCAGATCGGCATCCAGGGGCGAGGCCGCAACCTCGCCCCCGGAATCCTCCGCCTTCCGGGCCGCCAGCCACTCGGTCTCGCAGGCGTTGAGCCTGCACCCGAGGTTCAGGAAGCCGACCCGGACCATATGCAACCGGTTCCGGCGCCGTGGAGCGCCATCAGAACCCTCAGGCCTCCCCGCCTTCCGGCGCGGCCTCAGGCTGTGCCTCCGAGGCGGGTTCGGGCTCGATCAGGGAACGGCCGCCCTCCTCGTCGTATATCGTAGCCCGCGGAGGAAGCTGTACGGGCTCGGCCGGAGGCCTGCCCTCGAGCTTCGCACGGAACTCGCTGAGCTCCTCCATCGGCCTGCCGTTGAAGTAGCTGCGCACGCTGAGGACTATCCTCCTGCTGCTGGGCACGACCTCTATCACCCTGAGGGGCAGGTCGTCGCCTATCCGGAGGACCTTCTCGGGATGCTCCAGGGTCTCCCAGCCCAGCTGGCTCAGGGGGACGAATCCCTCTATGGAGTCCCCGAGATCCACCACGACTCCGCGCTCGAGGAGCTGGACCACCGAACCGTGGATCTCCGTGCCCTCGGGCAGCTTCTGATCCATGGTCTCCCAGGGGTTGTCGGTCGTCTGCTTGAGACCCAGGGAGATCCTGTGGTTCTCGCGGTCGATGCTCAGCACCACGACCTTCAGGGCGTCGTTCTTGGCCAGCACCTCCGAGGGATGGGTCACCCGCCTGGTCCAGCTCATGTCGCTGATGTGCACCAGGCCGTCGATCCCGTCCTCGATCTGCACGAAGGCGCCGAAGTTGGTCAGGTTCCTCACGGTTCCCTCGACCACGGAGCCCACGGGGTAGCGCTCCTCTATAGTATCCCACGGGTTCTCCTGGGTCTGGCGCAGCCCGAGGGATATCTTGCGCTCCTCCTCGTTCACGTTGAGCACTACGGCCTCGAGATCGTCCCCCACGCTGAGGATCTTCGACGGATGCCTGACGT is from Candidatus Fermentibacter sp. and encodes:
- a CDS encoding radical SAM protein encodes the protein MVRVGFLNLGCRLNACETEWLAARKAEDSGGEVAASPLDADLIVLGTCCVTSRSQSKSRKAARRLLAETSAGIVLAGCSARLFPGDFPKDRRITREDCPEGPVHSCRTCRGARNRGLLRIQDGCSNRCTYCVVPDARGPSRSYGRSSILDAAGSMADAGFREIVLTGADIVSYGRDLGDSRGLPGLVGDLVECGRFRVRLGSLEPMGLAGTGLRALALPGVCRHVHLSIQSGSTQILRRMGRACSGADVADMAREARNAFPGGIVGCDLIAGFPGETAEDFEQSLALLTGGLVDYAHVFPFSPRPGTPASGLPDRVPAHEVSRRAAVLRRASTAGRRRFERAQEGRRMSVLVENRCRQGMLTGISDNYVAVAVPDGAVPGSLMDIVPSHGEIIPFAQAGEEA